The window AAGGTTGTATGCTGCAGTGCCGCACTAATGCCCTCCCGAGCTGCCACACATTCAGCTTCCAGAGCACTTGAGCAGTGCTGTATAAACCAGCATGCCGAAAATATGTGTTCACCCATACTATTCCTGGCTACCATTGCAGCACCAGCCGTGTGAGTATTTGCATCAAATGAGCCATCCAGCGACACAGCAAGCCGCCCCTCCGACAGTACCTTCTTCATTTCATTAATTAGCCTTTTTTTTTTGCATAAGCAACCTCTCGATGTTTTTTGTAGCAGCTAGCACTTGTTTGCAGAAGCTGCATTTGTCATCGTGAGGCCATCCTAGTTTTAGCATGCGATCTGCAGCACAAAATTTTCTTTGCAGGAACTGTCAGCGGTAGGAATCTCTTTTGCCCTCCCTTCAACTTTAACTTCCACACTCTAGCTTCTTGGTGGCCTTGCCAAAGTCCAACTCGGTCGCGTTGGCCTTCATGTCAGTGAAGGTGGGTTCCTACTAGTGCCGTCTGCGACCAATCTTGGTGGTAGAGTCCTTGAACCTCTGGGCGCGCCCACAGAACTTGCGCATCTCGTACACGGCCATGCATGAAAGGTTGGATTCCTCTTCCAATTCCGACTTTTTCCTATGAAGCTCCTTATCTTCAAATAGCGATTCTAATTCGTTTCCAGGAAACACGCCTATCCAACAAGGCGTATACGGGAAAGCTGAGTCCATCTCCCCAAATGGTAGTCCGCAGACCGGGTTGTAATATGCTGAACACACATTGCCCATGTCTTGACATTTCGAGCTGTTGCGATCATATGCCAATACTCTTGTTTTTCTCCTTGATGAAATTAAGAAGACAATCTCTTTATAAGGATGAAACCCAAGGAAATAATAATTTCCTTCATATCCCTCTTCAAGAACGTTATCCTCTTCAACATCATATTCACTGTCAAGAATGTTATCCTCGTCGGAGTTCCATTCATATTTCTCTTCCACTGTCGCTCTGTTAATTTCATATGTATTACCATTACACTCAGGCAACGACTTACAGTAGTTAACATCATGTAAGATCCATTGTCTACCCATTTGTTGAGCATAGTCCTCATGTTCAAAGGTCTTAAGAGTGGTATCATGGTTTAGCACCCACTCTATTTGACTGCACGATTCATTGAGATGCCAAACCTGAAGAAGCGGACTCCTCTTATGAGATACTGCACAATACACCCCTCTCAGTGATCTACCCAAATGGTGCTCAGGATATCCTTTTAGTGGAAGTTCACTGACACCTGGTAGTTTAATTACTCTGTATGTGTCATCTGACAAACACATTCTGCAGACACAAAACAATCAGGTAAAACAGATTAATAACAACATGAGTGAATCATAGCAGTATATATTGTGGGAGGATTTGTAGGATTTTCTAGAAAATTCCCATAGGATATTTCCTACATTTGTTTGCTATGTATGACATTCATTTCATGGGAATGCACGTACTTGACTCTTGGGATTGTGTTCATATTGACCTAATTCCTAAAAAATCATAGCATTAAGTGTGAGCATATTCGAAAATTAGAAGGACGTCGAGTGGACATCACAATTTTTTACTTTGATTTCACAATCCTACGAAACCAGACGAGCCCTTGCTAAACAAGAATAATGACATAGGAGCAAGTTAGTAGTAGTACCTCATGAGATAGCCATGCTCGCAATGGATGTAGAGCGTGCTTCGCGAGTAGacggcatgataatgatataggttATACCACAAATCCGAATGCATGTTGCGGACGAGCCCTGCAGCCTCCCCTTCTCGAACGAAGATCCTCTTGTCCCACTGCTGAGTCGCCGATGAGAACACATGGATGACATATAAGTCCGGAGGCCACTCCGGTTCAAGCAACGCATCATCATGGTCGCTGTGCGATTCACCGGCAGCTAGCACACATGGAACCAAAAATACCTGATAGTGTGTCGACATGGTCGGTTCGAACACGAGGTAGGCACTTTGATCGAATCCCAACACGTTTGACCCAGGACGTTGGGGCAGGCGTGCCCACCGACGCGTCGCCGGGTTCACGACATAATCGCGCGGCAGTGCATCGTCACACTCGTGTCTCAGACCCCGGCAAAGCAATAGCCCGTTGCAATGGTCCGTGACCGTGACGCCCATGCAGGGCAAGAAGTCGAGCCCTCCAGAGATCGCCGGACCAGTCATGGGACGGGAGAAGAACTCTGAGAATCTAAGCCGGGTGAAGTTGATGAAGATCCCGCGCACCGAGTGCGAGAGCAGGTGGCCACGCAGGCGGGCGTCGACGGTGTCGCGCCATGCTCTGCAGACCAGCCGGGCCGCGGCTAGGGTGTGCGGCACGAGGCGCCGGAGGACCTCCGCGAGGACGTCGCTGGGTAGCACGACCGGATTCGAGGC is drawn from Triticum dicoccoides isolate Atlit2015 ecotype Zavitan chromosome 6B, WEW_v2.0, whole genome shotgun sequence and contains these coding sequences:
- the LOC119320534 gene encoding F-box protein At5g07610-like, which encodes MASNPVVLPSDVLAEVLRRLVPHTLAAARLVCRAWRDTVDARLRGHLLSHSVRGIFINFTRLRFSEFFSRPMTGPAISGGLDFLPCMGVTVTDHCNGLLLCRGLRHECDDALPRDYVVNPATRRWARLPQRPGSNVLGFDQSAYLVFEPTMSTHYQVFLVPCVLAAGESHSDHDDALLEPEWPPDLYVIHVFSSATQQWDKRIFVREGEAAGLVRNMHSDLWYNLYHYHAVYSRSTLYIHCEHGYLMRMCLSDDTYRVIKLPGVSELPLKGYPEHHLGRSLRGVYCAVSHKRSPLLQVWHLNESCSQIEWVLNHDTTLKTFEHEDYAQQMGRQWILHDVNYCKSLPELEEKYEWNSDEDNILDSEYDVEEDNVLEEGYEGNYYFLGFHPYKEIVFLISSRRKTRVLAYDRNSSKCQDMGNVCSAYYNPVCGLPFGEMDSAFPYTPCWIGVFPGNELESLFEDKELHRKKSELEEESNLSCMAVYEMRKFCGRAQRFKDSTTKIGRRRH